The sequence CGGGAGGTGTGTCCCTTTCTGTGGTTGCTGGCCCCCCACAAGGAGAACGTTCAACCGGGCCAATGCTgacccactctgcctctcccagaggaAGGTGCAGGCTGTGTTCCAGGCCCTTGTATGGACCCAACGTGGACGGGGGTCACCTGGCCCGGCGGGAGATCGTGGTTGATGGCACCACAAACTGAACATTCTCGCAGGCTTGCTCATCTGAAGCCATTTCCCTGAACCAGTACTTGGGAACTCTGCTGGCTCAGGCACCTGGAtgctttctggcctccaggaaTATTGAGACCCGGCCACCCTGCACTGACCTGTGGTTCTGCACCCTTTCACCAATGAGtccctttcaggcagggacatcTCTAGAGGAGCACACTTTGAAGGGCCCAGATTTGAACGTTCACTTTCCTAAAGTTGGCTTACAcgtgctccctcccccaccccacccattatCCTCTGATATATCCCTTTCCGTTTTACTTCTCCACACTCcacttcattttttcacttttctatttgtagactcAGCCATTCTTGCTTACAACTCGGCTTGATTTCATTGGTGTTCAGGATGGCTTGATAGTTATGTAGCTAATTTTGGGGGACCAGCTGACATGAGGACCTCTACTCTGCTATCTTCCATCCATctgaaatttgttgttgttttttttttaacgggcCTAATCCAAACTGATTCAGGAGGTTAGTCCATGAAACCTGTCATTCCCCaaaattcaagtttgtttttcaaataaagtcagcTTTATTTAGGATCACGCAAACTACTTgaagcaccacacacacaggattcCTTCAGAAGAATCTGTGGAAGGTATAGTCCCCCCACACACCAACTTTACTGTCCTAGCTCCATGAGCTTGACCTAAGCAGTAAGAGAGGTTTCTATTTACAGCCACTCACATCTTAGGGGGAGGAACTTCCTCACAAGGTTGGGGCTGCTCCTATCTGTGGTGGGAACCAGGCCCCAGTGAcaagcagaggaggcagaggagaggcattcCCCAGACCCAGGACCTACAAAACTCCAGAATAAAGAAGTTGCCTAAACACAAACCATCACCAGgctgtgtttatggattttaataaGTACCTGACCTTAACAAGCCCTCCTACATCAAGGCTTGCagggagattagaaaaaaaggaacaggttcTTAGGCGGTTCCATGGGGGAGAACACAATCAGGAACGTTTtagttctgctctgtcctctgactTGGGTGTGGACCagaaagtcaaagaatgaattccCCATCCAGCAACTGATGCCCTCtgtgccatgttctctctcttaattcACAGATCATAACTGTGATATTCCTTTCAGAGACTGAAATGTAGAGTTTACAAAATCTGCACTTTACAATTTATATACCCAGAGTCTTTAGGGTACACAGATCTTAAGGAGGACTCAATCTGTGGGACTTCATGATCCATCAGTGCTTGAAGCTGACCATCCCCAACTCCATCCCGATACACAATGATAGCTTGTGGTAGAAACTGATTATGTTTACACCAGAGCTTCAGGGCagctggaaggaaaccagaaacatGGGTGAATAAGCCGTAACTCAGAACCAACTGGCCACTGCTATTTGTAACAGCTTCTAGGTTCATGTTCTTTCAATCCTGTAGCCTCCAGGACACATTCACTGCCTTTTGGTCTTCACGTGAGCTCAGCATTTCTCAACAGCACCACTACAGAAATTctgagccagataattctttgtggggGCAGAATGGGTGTTGCTGTCTTCTGTAGCATGCCTGGTCTCTACCCGCTAGTTGGAGGCCAGTAGCACCTCCATCCCAGCTGTTACAATGGAGCGCATCTCTAGGCATTGCCAGACGTCTCCGGGGGGACAGTGTGTCCGCTGGCAGACAACTACCAGATGGAGTCAGGCACACCAATCTTGATGGGACACTAACCTTCCAAGCAGGTTTTAAGCCCGTTCACAAGCTCTTGACCCAACTCCTGGAAAATGCACTGGGAGAACCACctgtttggagaaaaataagctgtCAGTTTGAGATTTGAGAGTCTtaaaattcccttatttttcatcCTGAGTTAATCTAGGACCtctggtggtggggggtgggggagaagggagtCACTATGGGTAGCTGAAGATCCAATCAGGAATCCATTCTTTGATGCCTCTGCAGAGATCGAAGCATTAGTCTCTTCCAGTACCctaggcatttattaaaattgtgaatgCACACAAATAGGAATATGGAAGCATTCACTAACATTGGTACAAATTACACGCACTTTCAATGTGCAGGACTACTGCCGTCTCATGGTGGACACCCAAAATAAATAACCAGTGTTCCTGGAGATTCCTGCTTTCAGGCTGAGGTCTTAAACAATGGTTCATCCATAATCATGGTTTGAGGGAACCAGCTGCTTTGGAACAGTAATTTTTACTTGACCACTTCCCAACAGATCAAGCAATACTGGTCTCAAGTTTCTatcccctgtttttttaattgcttcaaaGTATTACAATGACCTGAcatgagataatacatttgtctGCTTCTTTTCCAGAATTTACAGTCTACAAGATGAAATCATGGTATGTTCAAATGCTAAGAACAGAGTAGTGGAAATGTTGTGCCAAAAAGCAAGGTTTCAACATTATTCATGAactgaatgaaatcatttggggaatataaaaattaatgaaagggaataaagggaaaggagagaaaatgagtgaaaatctcagtgagggtgacaaaacatgagagacacctaactctgggaaacaaggggtagtggaaagggaggtgggcaggggttggggtgactgggtgatgggcactgaggggacacttggcgggatgagcactgggtgttatgctgtatgttggcaaattgaactccaatttaaaagaattaaaaattcaaaaaaatgaactgaatgaGAGCTTAATTTCTTCCCatgattgaaacattattttccacatgccctcccaccaaaaaaagcaaaccaatattATATTAAACTAGAATATGGCTGGAAAAGTTGAAgccattcatgaaaataaaaatggaccccCTTAAAGAATACTCTGTAATTATACCTAGGGGGCCACAATCCTCAGGAAGCATAACAGTGATTGGTGATGGTCATACACGTGCTAATGCTCAAGAAACTAAACTGAAGAATGTGCAAACTCCTTTGAAGGTAGGTTCTACtctaagcacagaaaacaaaagtatcccTGGAGCAAGGGAGAAGCATGAGATATGGAAGCATATGTTCTTCGGCAGATCCATTACATATAGATCTGTGAAGAGCAGATCCTGTACCTATAGGCTTCTGATTGTATTCCTAGGTCTGTCTTCCCCATGTGGGGCCTGAGTCCTTCCCCGTGTGTTAATGGGGAGACTCACTGATCATCAGAGCCCCCAGTGAGCAGAAATCTAACGCTTGGAATCTGTGACTATTGTATCGCCCCTGTGATTATGTCCTATGTCACAGTTGGCTTTAGGGGACATTTTCCAGATGGACCCTATCTAATTTCATAACCCCCTGAAAAAGCAAGAtagcagaagggggaagagagatttgaagcagaacaaggactgtgtgctctgggggagcagggcatTCGAGAAGGAATATGGATAAAGTCCCAGGAGCTGAAACAGGCCTGTagctggcagccagcaaggaaagggggacctctgtccttcatctaccaaaaacaaaaacaaaacaaaacaaacaaaaagattctgCCACAAGTATGTGCACTTGCAATAGGACCTCAAGCCTCCAGAGGAGAATGTGGCTTGGCCAACATGGCCAACCTGATGGCTGCCTGACAGACCTATGCGCAGACAGAGGAGTGTCCTCTTAAGCTGCCATGTTTGTCTTCATCTgttaagcagcaacagaaaaatgatatagacccttccacatcaaatgtatttggagcataactttgccagaagaggaagagaatacccTGCCCATGGCCCTCGTCAACAAACATTAGTTAGGCCCACCTCTCCTGTTTGGTCTACAGCTAGTTGCCATCTACACAATGTCTGCCTACGCCCACTCACTGCGTCAATTCCTGATTGATGCTGGACACGAAGCCTGCAATTGACTTCCGCCGATTTACAGTATCATGGAAACAGTCGATACCAATGAACATCGCattctgtaactgaaatttttttaaaaaggtaagacaTTGAGTTAGAACACAATAGAAGCACAATTAAGCAATTGCGTTTAAGATGGTTGAGTCTTAAATTCCACTGAacacaagtgaaataaagagaaggcaaTGAAATCCAACGTACTCCTGTCTCCACCTTCCAGAGGGCTCCTCCCATCTTGCAGTTCATCTGCTGGGCAATCTTTGTCGCAATGGTCATCAGCGTCTGGGGTTTGTCTAAGGTCCGTGCCATGACACACTGGCTTGGGGTCGGACAATTGACACACAGGTATTGTTTTATGCCATCATACAGGTCTTTCTTTTCACTGGACAGCACGCAAAGGACCTTGAAAGAAAGCAACAACAAGACTACCGAGGACATGAAACCACAGTAATGGGAGAAGTGGATGTCACGTCAAGCAAACTACCTAGGTGGAGGAACAGAGTCTGTTCATTCAATCCACAGCTGGCCCAGGAGGGTAAAGGGTCTGGAATCCCATTCCATTCAATAATGGTGAAGGTGAGcatatggaagaggaaagagcctAGGAGCCAGGCATGGGCAATATGCATGAATCACTTGCACTTGCAAAGTCTTCACATCCTGGctattctgtttctaggagtttatcatgAAGTTGACACAGAGGGTTAACAAGCACAGACTGAAACGTACCATCATCAGGAACGTCACCCCTTACATGATGGGTGCTATGTGAGAGCACTTGCCAAGCATTGTACTTGACTCAGTTAATTCTTCAATAACCTATTGAGATCAAGactagtatccccattttacccctaagcaaataagctcaggagttatagaaactgtctgatgtacaggcagcagggcaagatttctaacacgtgctcagacctccaacaggacgtggggtcataagaaagagcaattactgtttggttgctttctaactataatggaagatcctcaaagtattatttctaacatgatgatgcttctaggaagattttttggggataatcctcaatcagactagggaaattcctttctcattttaaaattttttcacatgaatgaatgtggaattctatcaaatgcattatgtacttcttttttacatttcatctgcaattatttttcctataattcaccacactgtttctttttctaaagactgcatttcaggcttactgtcaccctaggcccatggtattctactttttcttttaagatttttaatttacttatctgatagagagtgagaatgagagctatcacaggaggagagaaagaggcaggttccccactgatcagggagcctgaagtggaactcgatcccaggacctgagggtcatgacctgaactgaaggcagacacttaattgactgagcgagccatccaggtgccccatcttctaatatttctttaaCCTCTAGCAAATCCGTTAATCATGAACTCTCCTTGTTCTTAATGTTGCCAAGCCTCCCTCAGACTGTTTTCTTCAATCTTGACAACACCaagttttaacatttcttgctttAGATCTGTCATTCTGtttagtttctgctttttgtttatttcattctacTTTGTTTTGGTTCACTGCGCTTAGTGCATTAAGATTCAGACCTCACTCCCAATGCACTCATCAAGGGCCAGAGGGCCTCTGTCGTTATTAGTTTGCTGTTATACAGATTTTGATACATACTACTTATAGGATCTaagttttttcaatttcttctgatATTATTCTAATTTCATTGCTACTTACAAGTAATTCTTTGGTTTTTGAGTGTATATGGTTGATTTCTAATTGTAATAGACTGCAGTCAATGTGTGTTTTTGATATGACACCAGTCCATTATTGGCTTAGGATTTCTCCATGCCTTTTGGGATCACTTAAAGATGAAGGCTAAACTAACTTATAGATATGCTTTTCTTAAAGCACCTAATCTTTTGGGtacagattacacacacacacacctccatttatttatatatacacatatataaatatacatatttatgtatatttcaatagcTCAATAAGTCAAGCTTTTAAGTACAATTGCAAAACctagattctaattttttctgtgatgatttcTGAGTAGTATTCAGAGAGTGATCAGCTAACGTATCCTACAATTTCAGCTTCTGGAATAGCATAGGCCAGTCTCCTCCTAAGAAGAGCTGTTCAAACTGATGAAAACACAGGGACTGTGCCTGTTTGGGGCTCAGCCAGTCTAACAAGGTCATAAAGAGTTATTAggttaagacaggaaagaagtagGGACCCAGAGAGGTGATCTCAGCAATTGAGGCCACTTTCTCCCAAAGTGTCTGCCCACTCTCCAGTGAACATGGCTGAAAGGTCAGAGACCATGAACAGGCTGACAGcctcagagacaggaaaggacagaaattgaagacaagtcCCTGCCAAAGAAAGGGCACTTGAGATAGATTTTGAGTGTCTACCACTCAAAATTAAACAGATGAGATTTATAACACTACAAAGTAAGACAGGAAGCTGCTGTCAatgggatgccggggtggctcagtggtttagcgccagcctttggcccagggtgtgatcctggagtcccacattaggctccctgcatggagcctgcttctgtctctactGTCTCTCCTGTTTCCCCGtcactttcatgaataaataaaatctttttttttttttaaaggaagtgctATCAAATAGACACTTACCATCTGTGTTTTGGAGGAAACATGGTTTTCTAAGACAGTTGTATAGGACTGGACTGTATCACTTACTTCAAGTCTAGAAAGTAAGTATATATCATCTGTATtcaaaaggtaaatatgtaaCAAACGTTTTATGCAGCCAATGGAGCACCACATAAAAACAaggtacaatgttaaaaaaaattacttttaactaATGGTCttgaaagatttacttatttgagggagagcttgtgcacatgcacacataaggggaggggcagacagagtgaatcttaagcatacttccactgagcacccagcacgatctaagccaaaaccaagagtcagatgcttaactgactgagccacccaggtgccccgaaagtttgttcttaaaacaaaaataagttcaatttTTGGCTTCCTCAGCATGTATCCCAATAGCCACAAACTATATATCCCCAAAGCCTATTTTACAGTTAATTGGAATAGATTAGACTTTGTTTACAAACCTCCAGGGTTTTAATACAGTGACCAATTCCTATAATTTAATATCGTCTGACTCCACTTTACCTCCGATTTGAAGATCGGTTGTTATagatcttaatttcagctctactTACATTTTTGCCTCTCTCATAGCTATGCCCATGGTGGGTGTGACTTTCCGTAGACTCTGTACTAAGGATGAGGCCGCTCCATAATTTCTCGTAGGATAGAGTATTAGCCAATGATCTAGTGACTTCACATTGAGTAAGGGTCCACTTCCGGTCTCTCTCGACCAATCTGCAAACTGTGGATGGGAGTCAAACTGGAAGACACAGTATAagacttcagtttttaaagaaataccaacAAAGAGCCTTTCTATTGCAAATTTTTGCTACTTCCTACTGAAACGTTACAATTTTAAACTTTGGTCATAACTGAATTACATATTCTTTCCTTAAGATAGTGGTAAGTAATACTGGGATTCTATCATGGGTTACTCTGGATTGTTTGGATTCTAGCTATTTGACTCTTAAGGATATACTTGGCAGATTGTTTTGCCACGAGAGATGTCCACAACTCCAACCATGGTAAACTATAgagtttactatatgccaaggatGTTACATGCTTTCTAATTGAACACCTGCTCGCTCTCCCCTAGAGAAAGGACAAACAgcccaagaagagagagcagtgagTTACTGACCTGACTTAGTTCCTctgcattattattcatttggccCCAAATGACTACATGAGTAACTAGAACATGACCATTTTGAAGCTGTCTTACCACTGTTCTTCCTTGAAAAATTCTTACTCCTTTCAAGATCCTTCCCGAGAAGGACAAGAAGTTGGTATCAAACTTCAAATCCCACAGTCAAAGTTCCCGTTGTACCTCCctatttctgaaagttaaaatattcCCACAGAATCaaaccaaaggaaataagcaaaaatgatgaTCCATTTGCAAAATTCTCCTTTAATCTAAGATGCCTTGTTGTTTGTCTTCTGtattgacatgttgcagagagaGGGTCTCTAGTACTCTGAAATCATGTCCTTACTCTCACATTTGTGCTTAgggtctttctattttgttcttccccTCCAGACCTCCTCTAACTTTGTATCCATGGAACAAATAGAGTTGTTCCCACAAGAGGTCGTTTTCTTCCAACCTGTTGTTTTTTAGTTGGAGAATCTGAGATATCAAGAGTTCTGCACGAGTCTCAacttcaggacacacacacaaacacatacagagaaaaataggACTTAACATTTGTATAGTATTCATCAGTTTCCGTAATTCGTGCTGCCTTTTTTCTGGATCCAACCTCATATGAAGAGCCAAGTCTCTCATCACCCTGTAATCTTTTAGCATTTTAACTGATagacctttaaaaagttaagaagataTAGCTAAACAAGCAAGAATAGATATGTATGTGAAGAAGTCTTGATGGTTttatctggaagaggaagagccaatggAGAGAACACAGCTCTGGGTCATTATGGAGTACTGTGAGAAGCCTGTACTTCTACATCATAACATCTGGGGCTTGAAAGGGGTGGTCTTCTATGAGGACTGCATATATCTGAAGTACCTGTCAGGTAGCATAGCTCAGGAACCAGCATTATAGGCTTATGGGGTACGTCCTGTTggctctttttccatttgcctttgctGATCAACAGTGGCTGAGTTAGGTCGGTAACCTCTGTATTCTACTGCTGCTcaaaagaggtgagaaagaacaCTGGTGTGACTGTCAGCAAAGCCTAGTCAAGTCACCTAAATAGGTACAAAAAAGTCTGGATCACCAACAGAGGCCCAGGGGTGTGCTAGGAAGACTATTTCCCCAAGTTTAAGAACACGTTAAAGATACTCTTAATAGTCTCTTAATTTAGATGTCCCAGGGATGACCTCTTTTTTCCCTGTAAGCACACATGGCCCAGGAGAACAAGACTCTCATAAACATTGTGTTGGGGTCACTGCACCAGCCTTCTTTGACTTGCTATAGGTAAATGCAGGACCAAGCCTTGAATTACATATTTCTCACTATAGTACTGTCTTAAAAAATTACGGATGTaattaagaactttgaagagGATTCCCACATTAATGGGGGACGACAAACCTGGTCACTCCTTGCAGCTGCAATACTACAGCTATTCCAAACATGCCTCCTGCATCATCGAAACTTTTCCGCCAGGAAAAGGCATTTGCCAAGACATCTATCCAGAAGCTCCTATCCCTAGGCTGCAATTCCTGTACAATAAAGTGCCTTTCCCCTCCCACATAAAGTGATGGTCTGTCATAGATCCTTCCATGCTGACCAGTGAGATCCTCATCAGTCACCAGTTAGCCACATGAATTCTGGTGGGATTGGTTAAGTATCTTGAGAATGTCAAAGGAGTTCCAGAGACAAGAAGACTTCAAATCCAGTGTTCATGGCGCTTTACCTCTGGAGCTGAACTACTACTATTAATTCTCTGTAGTTATTTGAAAGGCAGCTGGGATTCACCTCCGTTCCCCTGCTTCTAGAGTCTTAAGGCAGGAGCTTGtgcaagtatatgtatatacatgtgtgcggAATCATGGCATCATTTTAGGGCCTCAATCACCACTCCCACTACTGAGACTAGCACAGCCTTTGTACAAGCTATTCTTTCTGTCGAGAACTTTGAGAAACACACTATTAATTCTCATGGCTGTCCTGTGATATCCCAGACGGATCTCCTACAACACCAACTTCTGCATCTCCACAGGAATTTCCTTGTCCCACTTTGCATTACTATGAAAGCTTTTCTGCAAGCCAGGATTGTGCTTTCCTTTTAAGGGCTCATCTAtggatttcaggatttttctagatCTCATGACAACACAACTAGATTGCCATCTGTTATTACACTGAGTTCCCACCAGGACATCCCAAGACTACTCAAGTCATTTCAAAGGTCGTCTCAACCAATGACCTTTGAAGTAAAATCTGGAGAATGATCAAGCAAATATCAGCCTGATATCCCTGTCTGCAACTCCATCAGAGGCTATGTCAACCCAACAATCCCCAAGCCAGCTCCTCACACAGAATCTCCCATTGCAATAAGTGATGCCAGCCTCCACTCACTTCCTCAGATAAAGCCAGAGACTCCTCTTACCATTACTCACTACATTTGAGCCATCAAAAGTCCTCCCATCTGCCCCCTCCAATCCCTTTCTAATCCAGGTTACCATTATCACTGATCTAAATGGACTTAAGCACCTCCCTactggtgtccctgcctccctttttACCTGCATACAGTGTATTCCCTGTACATTAGAcgcacatctgtaaaataaagtgccCCATTTCATCTATCTGTATAGTCTCACTTAACGGTAAAATCCAATGAGTGTAGGTGGACAGAACTTTATACAATGTGGCTCCCACGTCCTCCTCTGACTTCATATCCTTCAACCCTGTACACGGCCCACCCAcaactgggtttatttcttgacagGACACTCTAGCCTTGTTTGGGATCTGGATACATCATGCCCATCCTGAAAGTGGTGTAAGAGACAATTCTTCTCACCAATCTGCACACAGCTTGCTCCTTTCTGACAGTCACATACCAGCTACTCAGAGCTTTCTATGACCAGCAGTCTAAGCCACCAGACATTCTCCATAACACCTCTTGATTATCTGCATAGATTTTCCCCAATACATGCTTTCTTCTTGTCTGCCATCTCTCTTCCTGCTACAAGGATGCAAGTTCCTTAAGAACAGAGAACTCAGTAGTCTTACCAATGTATACCCAAGTTGTATAATGAGCACTCATTACATGCTTTCAAGTTAAACAAGTAAGTACTAAGCgtggagcacaagtggggatgaTGCCATAATAGCACCATCCCCTTGAATGGCTGTGTACTCTCAGTGCTTCCAAGTAGCTAGGTTTTGGATTCCtaatataatttaggaaaaaaacccagcttatacttttctaagttctttccgtttgctataaatatctgtaACTCCTTGAATTCTCTCTTATCTGCCAAAGCTAGAAAACCAACCTCACCACCTAGTGCACCTTTGTTCGCAaagtttccttgtttctttgtGAATAAAGATTGAGGAATTCATGAGTTATGAGATTTACAGGTCTACCCAGCGTGCCTACAAAAATGAATCCACGTGTCAATAATGAAACAAGCAGACTGACTGTACCTAAATAATGTGGACATCCCAATACTGAAAGCCAAAGTTAGGCCAAACAAGGATATTAACCaccaaacacataaacatttacatacagcTGATGTCCAGAGTATGTATCATCCATTTAGAGGAGTCCTCACTCAAGCAGACATTTAGAGAgttaaaatagaagattaaaatatttaacaagagatCAGAAGAAAGATCTCTAACACAAGGCTTCCAacagggggagtgggtggggagccagaaTAATGTAAATGTTGTAATTATGCTTAGGTTTCTTTTATCTAAAGTCTCAGTGCATTCAAAGAGCTGGGTCATTCTGTCTTAGTggctataaaaggaagagaaaaatggagagtccATCTAGGACTCTCTAATAGTCTCTGTTTCTGCAAAATCAGGTGCCATTACAACAACGTAAGCAGATTGGGAGGTTACCTCCACTCACAGTGATGGGATGAAGTTTTACACACACTCttaaacacaaacatgcacaggtTTCACGTGAACAATTCCCTCAGGCTGGGTCGTTAATGGCCAGCATACCTGTCGTGGACTCTCTAACATGTTCCAAGTACTGTCGGGTATCCACCACATGGTCTcgaaaaatgcccccaaaatgctttctctccttcagtgaGGTTGCCCGCAGTCTAGTCGCCAGCTGGAGTTCCTCTACATGGAAACGGATGTGAAAGCCATGAgtcttatacaataaaaaaagggaggaaacataaaaccacaaaggACAATATTAAACACCAGCTATTAAGTAAAACTAAGTTGAGGTCGCTGGAGTTAGGAAAGTTAGGACTGTCCAACAATCCAAAGGGTATTTCAGTCATTGGTCACCAGAAAGGGGAAATGGGACCTGGAAACCCCTCTGAACAAGAGCCCACCCCACATCAGTGGCCGGCCTGGCCAGCCCCACATCCATCCCCATGGAATCTGCTTTTGCGCCAGACACTTGTCCAGAGTGCAAGCAGAAACTTTGTCCTTAGCCAGCAGCTTTATAGGCCAATCACTTGGCACCTCACTGCCCTCTCAGGAGCACTGGAAAATGCTGACTGAAtaagcagtttataaaaaaaaaaagtgcatgaaattgcctttgatacaaaataactgagatgttctttttaacagctactggaaaaggctctattttttaattacattgaaaTATGCGTACAGACTTTACGAGGCACCATTTGGAGGACAAGACAAAGCAGTCTTTCAAATACCCTGAAAGAGGGGATTTATGaagatggaggagtagggtcctcacctcaccaggTCCCCAACTTCCCGACAGAActtccaaaccatcctgaacacctacgaatgtgacctgagatttaaagagagaacagccggaactctacagagagaaaagttttggcttctaacaagacaagacaggaagggggaaagggaaagggaaagggaaagggaaagggaaagggaaagggaaagggaaagggagaaagggaaaggggaaaagggagaaagggagaaagggggaaaaggggaaagggggaaagggggaaagggggaaaaggagaaagggggaaaaggggaaagggggaaagggggaaaaggaaagggaaagggaaagggaaaaggaaagggaaagggaaagggaaagggaaaaggaaagggaaagggaaagggaaaggaaggaagaagcctggggcaggtggggggtggggagctgcaggccagaggagatggctccagcctggcgggaaagcctgggcgcccctagagcccagccccggagaggaggggtgtcgggctgaaccccaggaggggcggcggagtccccaggctcccggggtcactagcagacgaggcacggccggggcagagcgccccaggcccgcgggcccagctcgggacagcgctggagccgcaggcggcggggcctcggggagaagcaggggggcaggcgggggctccgggcgggcggggcgctgcacctgctgccttcgggcgcccgccatggccccgggagcgcggtgcaggcagcacaggccccggagcccagggcccgggggacacggccgaggtcctgcctccccccggggcgggtggaggcttcacaactgcagaattaagatctcatcaggctgaagttaaaaatcaattaaatgaggtgcaatccaaattgggggtcctaatggcaaggcataaggtgctggaagaaagaatgagcaacacagaagactccttgatggcaaggaaggaagctgaggaaaacagagaa is a genomic window of Vulpes vulpes isolate BD-2025 chromosome 10, VulVul3, whole genome shotgun sequence containing:
- the LOC140594274 gene encoding piwi-like protein 1 isoform X2 — its product is MGIAMREAKILEVSDTVQSYTTVLENHVSSKTQMVLCVLSSEKKDLYDGIKQYLCVNCPTPSQCVMARTLDKPQTLMTIATKIAQQMNCKMGGALWKVETGLQNAMFIGIDCFHDTVNRRKSIAGFVSSINQELTQWFSQCIFQELGQELVNGLKTCLEAALKLWCKHNQFLPQAIIVYRDGVGDGQLQALMDHEVPQIESSLRSVYPKDSGCTPVYRAEVGCCAAAFTLKAL